Proteins from one Ipomoea triloba cultivar NCNSP0323 chromosome 1, ASM357664v1 genomic window:
- the LOC116010697 gene encoding uncharacterized protein LOC116010697: MEDPNAHITKFLRICSTFKMNGVPNEAIKLRLFPFSLRDKADSWLISFPANHFASWDQLHREFLKRFYPLSKTQRMRRAIQNFKQISNESLAESWERFKELQRQCPHHDLGDASSGGSFTVLEPTQAEELLEKIATNGTTWYSERSSQRLVGGFHDVDQISALSAKVDNMASMVQKIAQITLNNQNVSYASSTSIPPRQIMMCDLCGENTIWECLNDDMGSQSTMEQVDLVGYGRQQQSFQPQGAYNPNASRNHPGFSWSNPMGLQIPKFWQ; encoded by the exons ATGGAGGATCCAAATGCTCATATAACCAAGTTTCTCCGGATTTGCAGCACATTTAAGATGAATGGAGTTCCGAATGAAGCAATCAAACTCcgactttttcctttttcactaAGGGATAAAGCCGACAGTTGGCTCATTTCTTTCCCCGCCAATCATTTTGCTAGTTGGGATCAACTTCATAGGGAGTTCTTGAAAAGATTCTACCCACTTTCAAAGACTCAAAGGATGAGGAGAGCCATTCAAAACTTCAAGCAAATTTCAAATGAATCTCTAGCCGAATCTTGGGAGAGGTTTAAGGAACTACAAAGGCAATGCCCTCATCATG ATCTTGGTGATGCTTCATCGGGAGGATCATTCACGGTTTTGGAACCTACTCAAGCCGAGGAACTACTTGAGAAGATTGCAACAAATGGAACAACTTGGTATTCGGAGAGATCTTCCCAAAGGCTTGTGGGAGGATTTCATGATGTTGATCAAATATCCGCCTTGTCGGCTAAGGTGGATAACATGGCATCCATGGTTCAAAAGATAGCTCAAATCACCCTCAACAACCAAAATGTGAGCTATGCTTCTTCTACTTCTATTCCTCCAAGGCAAATCATGATGTGTGACTTATGTGGGGAGAACACAATTTGGGAGTGCTTAAATGATGATATGGGTTCTCAATCTACCATGGAGCAAGTTGATTTGGTAGGATATGGTAGGCAACAACAATCATTCCAACCGCAAGGAGCCTACAATCCTAATGCATCAAGGAATCACCCCGGTTTTTCTTGGAGTAATCCGATGGGGCTGCAAATCCCAAAGTTTTGGCAATAG
- the LOC116026151 gene encoding formin-like protein 5 isoform X3, which translates to MVFNFKEGDNQSPLENVLNDYEMTVVNYPRQYENCPVLTMEMIHHFVKSTESWLSIGMTNLLLMHCEHGGWPVLSFMLAAFLIYRKQFNGEQKTLDMIYKQAPRELLHLMSPLNPLPSQLRYLQYVSRRKMEPQWPPADKALTLDCVMLRGIPNIDGKGGCRPIFRIYGQDPLKPGNRTSKKLFSTGKNSKSVRYLKQSACDLVKIDIHCDILGDVVLECITLDDDLEREKMMFRVMFNTSFIRSNALMVNRDEIDILWNVKDQFPKDFRAEIVFSEVDSRSSNIKAPSLHSAEEKGLPVEAFDKCKELFSDVNWPDSSIDENQNSLQTRAANTLQEKSETSSSLAAGKEKPLKSSHQMDARQMGTENNTTEKVKGNDSREVEQTTSSSNLTSQGPLHSSPPLPATANVPPSTPVSSAHSLHPSASIVRSHAIRNPAPQNAGFRSTSCSNSDSIPNVASPSPPLPPNQEVQSIPIASSQPPPPCLESNSIPLASPSVKSTSIPPSPPRVESTPTPPPPPPNASPPLPPAPNLGSASAPHPPPPSTSSASPSAPPLGCLSRSNAVSIQSNSGAKASAPPPPGAIGSIPPPPGAIGSIPPPPGAIGSIPPPPGAKGNIPPPPGAKGGPPPPPGATGGPPPPPGATGGPPPPPGGKGGPPPPPGGKGGPPPPPGANSAAQGGNPPPPPGAKGKLPSRTSASKTTQTKRTPLKPYHWLKLTRVMQGSLWAETQKPEEAAQAPEFDMSELETLFSATVPDSGRRNGGGKSGNAAGAKADKVHLIDLRRAYNCEIMLTKVKIPLPDLMCSVLALDDQALDIDQIENLIKFCPTKEEMELLKNYKGEKENLGKCEQFFLELMKVPRVESKLRVFSFKIQFCCQVSELRHSLSIVNSASEEVRTSIKLRRIMQTILSLGNALNQGTARGSAVGFRLDSLLKLTDTRSRNNKMNLMHYLCKVLGERLPELLTFYQDLSNLEAATKIQLKCLAEEMQAISKGLEKVVQELAASENDGPVSDFFCKSLKMFLKYAEKDVKAVSSLYAEVGRNCDALPVYFGEDPARCPFEQAVATLLNFTRMFRKAHEENVKQAEFERKKALKEAELEKAAQQNAAAAAAAAGVS; encoded by the exons ATGGTCTTTAATTTTAAGGAGGGTGATAACCAAAGCCCATTGGAGAACGTACTTAATGATTATGAAATGACTGTGGTCAACTATCCTCGACAGTATGAAAACTGCCCTGTACTCACGATGGAGATGATTCATCATTTTGTAAAGTCAACTGAAAGCTGGCTTTCAATTGGTATGACCAATTTGCTTTTAATGCATTGTGAGCATGGTGGATGGCCAGTGCTGTCCTTCATGCTAGCTGCATTCTTGATATACAGGAAGCAGTTCAATGGAGAGCAGAAAACCTTAGACATGATTTACAAGCAAGCACCTCGTGAGCTTCTTCACTTAATGTCACCCCTAAATCCATTGCCTTCGCAATTGAGGTATCTACAGTATGTTTCAAGACGGAAGATGGAACCTCAGTGGCCACCAGCTGATAAGGCACTTACTCTAGATTGTGTTATGCTAAGAGGTATTCCTAATATTGATGGTAAAGGAGGATGCCGTCCAATATTCAGAATATATGGGCAAGATCCCTTAAAGCCTGGAAATAGGACATCTAAAAAGCTCTTCTCTACAGGCAAAAACAGCAAATCTGTGAGGTACCTTAAGCAG TCTGCCTGTGATCTTGTTAAAATCGATATTCATTGTGACATATTGGGCGATGTTGTGCTTGAGTGTATCACTCTGGATGATGATCTTGAACGGGAAAAAATGATGTTTCGTGTCATGTTCAACACTTCGTTTATTAGATCAAATGCTTTGATGGTTAATCGAGATGAAATTGACATCCTCTGGAATGTCAAGGATCAATTCCCCAAGGACTTCAGAGCAGAG ATTGTGTTCTCGGAGGTGGATTCGCGTTCTTCCAACATTAAAGCACCTTCATTGCATAGTGCTGAAGAGAAAGGTCTCCCTGTTGAAGCATTTGATAAATGTAAGGAATTGTTTAGTGATGTGAATTGGCCAGATTCAAGCATAGATGAGAATCAAAATTCACTCCAAACCAGAGCCGCTAATACTCTACAAGAAAAGTCGGAAACTTCATCTTCCCTAGCTGCAGGAAAGGAGAAGCCTCTGAAAAGCTCTCATCAAATGGATGCCAGACAAATGGGGACTGAGAACAACACCACTGAAAAGGTTAAAGGCAATGATAGCAGAGAAGTAGAGCAAACCACGTCGTCTTCAAACTTAACATCTCAAGGTCCACTTCATTCATCACCACCTCTACCAGCAACCGCAAATGTTCCACCTTCCACACCTGTATCCTCTGCTCATTCTCTCCATCCATCTGCCTCAATTGTTCGATCTCATGCCATTAGAAATCCAGCTCCCCAAAATGCAGGCTTTCGATCTACTTCCTGCTCAAATTCAGATTCAATTCCTAATGTTGCTTCTCCAAGCCCCCCACTTCCTCCCAATCAGGAGGTGCAATCAATTCCCATTGCGTCTTCTCAACCACCTCCTCCATGCTTAGAATCAAACTCAATTCCACTGGCATCTCCAAGTGTAAAATCGACGTCAATCCCTCCATCACCTCCAAGAGTAGAATCAACTCCAACCCCACCGCCACCACCGCCAAATGCCAGCCCTCCGCTGCCACCTGCTCCAAACTTGGGGTCAGCGTCGGCCCCTCATCCACCACCTCCATCTACGTCTTCAGCATCACCATCTGCTCCACCCTTGGGTTGCTTATCAAGGTCCAATGCTGTCTCTATACAATCTAATTCTGGTGCTAAAGCAAGTGCCCCTCCTCCTCCTG GTGCTATAGGAAGTATCCCTCCTCCTCCTGGTGCTATAGGAAGTATCCCTCCTCCTCCTGGTGCTATAGGAAGTATCCCTCCTCCTCCTGGTGCTAAAGGAAATATCCCTCCTCCTCCTGGTGCTAAAGGAGGTCCCCCTCCTCCTCCTGGTGCTACAGGAGGTCCCCCTCCTCCTCCTGGTGCTACAGGAGGTCCCCCTCCTCCTCCTGGTGGTAAAGGAGGTCCCCCTCCTCCTCCTGGTGGTAAAGGAGGTCCCCCTCCTCCTCCTGGTGCTAATTCTGCTGCTCAAGGAGGTaaccctcctcctcctcctggtGCCAAGGGAAAATTGCCATCCCGAACAAGTGCCAGCAAAACGACTCAAACCAAAAGGACACCCTTGAAACCATACCACTGGTTGAAATTAACAAGGGTTATGCAAGGAAGCCTATGGGCTGAAACACAGAAACCTGAGGAAGCTGCCCA GGCTCCTGAATTCGACATGTCTGAACTTGAGACTCTCTTCTCAGCAACTGTTCCAGATTCAGGTCGCAGAAATGGAGGTGGAAAATCAGGTAATGCTGCAGGAGCTAAGGCTGATAAAGTGCATTTG ATTGACCTCAGAAGGGCATATAATTGTGAGATTATGCTTACAAAAGTTAAGATTCCTTTGCCGGATTTAATG TGTTCAGTTCTAGCTCTGGATGATCAAGCATTGGACATTGATCAGATTGAGAATCTTATAAAATTTTGTCCTACAAAGGAAGAAATGGAACTTCTAAAG AATTACAAGGGAGAGAAGGAAAACCTTGGAAAATGCGAACAG TTTTTCCTAGAGCTGATGAAAGTTCCCCGAGTAGAATCCAAGCTAAGAGTCTTCTCATTTAAAATACAATTCTGCTGCCAG GTTTCTGAATTAAGACATAGTTTGAGTATTGTGAACTCTGCATCGGAAGAG GTCAGAACTTCTATCAAGTTGAGAAGAATCATGCAAACCATTCTTTCACTGGGTAATGCTTTGAATCAGGGAACTGCAAGGG GTTCTGCTGTTGGATTCAGGTTGGATAGTCTTCTGAAACTTACTGACACGCGCTCCCGTAACAACAAGATGAATCTTATGCACTATCTTTGTAAG GTTCTTGGTGAAAGGCTCCCAGAACTATTGACTTTTTACCAAGACCTTTCAAATTTAGAGGCTGCAACAAAG ATACAATTAAAGTGTTTGGCTGAGGAAATGCAAGCAATCAGCAAGGGGCTGGAGAAAGTTGTACAGGAATTGGCTGCCTCAGAAAATGATGGTCCCGTGTCAGATTTTTTCTGCAAG AGCTTAAAGATGTTTCTGAAGTATGCTGAAAAGGATGTGAAAGCCGTGTCGTCTTTATACGCCGAAGTG GGAAGAAACTGTGATGCTTTGCCTGTCTATTTTGGGGAAGATCCTGCCCGTTGCCCATTTGAACAGG CTGTGGCAACTTTGCTCAATTTTACGAGGATGTTTAGAAAAGCTCACGAGGAGAACGTCAAGCAAGCAGAATTTGAAAGGAAGAAAGCGCTAAAGGAAGCAGAACTTGAGAAAGCAGCACAACAaaatgctgctgctgctgctgccgcCGCTGGAGTGAGTTAG
- the LOC116026151 gene encoding formin-like protein 18 isoform X1 has translation MSLLRKFFYKKPPEGLLEISERVFVFDCCFSPNVLQEDEYKTYMGGVVNKLCDHFQDATFMVFNFKEGDNQSPLENVLNDYEMTVVNYPRQYENCPVLTMEMIHHFVKSTESWLSIGMTNLLLMHCEHGGWPVLSFMLAAFLIYRKQFNGEQKTLDMIYKQAPRELLHLMSPLNPLPSQLRYLQYVSRRKMEPQWPPADKALTLDCVMLRGIPNIDGKGGCRPIFRIYGQDPLKPGNRTSKKLFSTGKNSKSVRYLKQSACDLVKIDIHCDILGDVVLECITLDDDLEREKMMFRVMFNTSFIRSNALMVNRDEIDILWNVKDQFPKDFRAEIVFSEVDSRSSNIKAPSLHSAEEKGLPVEAFDKCKELFSDVNWPDSSIDENQNSLQTRAANTLQEKSETSSSLAAGKEKPLKSSHQMDARQMGTENNTTEKVKGNDSREVEQTTSSSNLTSQGPLHSSPPLPATANVPPSTPVSSAHSLHPSASIVRSHAIRNPAPQNAGFRSTSCSNSDSIPNVASPSPPLPPNQEVQSIPIASSQPPPPCLESNSIPLASPSVKSTSIPPSPPRVESTPTPPPPPPNASPPLPPAPNLGSASAPHPPPPSTSSASPSAPPLGCLSRSNAVSIQSNSGAKASAPPPPGAIGSIPPPPGAIGSIPPPPGAIGSIPPPPGAKGNIPPPPGAKGGPPPPPGATGGPPPPPGATGGPPPPPGGKGGPPPPPGGKGGPPPPPGANSAAQGGNPPPPPGAKGKLPSRTSASKTTQTKRTPLKPYHWLKLTRVMQGSLWAETQKPEEAAQAPEFDMSELETLFSATVPDSGRRNGGGKSGNAAGAKADKVHLIDLRRAYNCEIMLTKVKIPLPDLMCSVLALDDQALDIDQIENLIKFCPTKEEMELLKNYKGEKENLGKCEQFFLELMKVPRVESKLRVFSFKIQFCCQVSELRHSLSIVNSASEEVRTSIKLRRIMQTILSLGNALNQGTARGSAVGFRLDSLLKLTDTRSRNNKMNLMHYLCKVLGERLPELLTFYQDLSNLEAATKIQLKCLAEEMQAISKGLEKVVQELAASENDGPVSDFFCKSLKMFLKYAEKDVKAVSSLYAEVGRNCDALPVYFGEDPARCPFEQAVATLLNFTRMFRKAHEENVKQAEFERKKALKEAELEKAAQQNAAAAAAAAGVS, from the exons TCTTCGATTGCTGCTTTTCACCTAATGTTCTTCAAGAAGATGAGTACAAAACCTACATGGGCGGTGTTGTGAATAAGCTGTGTGATCATTTCCAGGATGCCACATTCATGGTCTTTAATTTTAAGGAGGGTGATAACCAAAGCCCATTGGAGAACGTACTTAATGATTATGAAATGACTGTGGTCAACTATCCTCGACAGTATGAAAACTGCCCTGTACTCACGATGGAGATGATTCATCATTTTGTAAAGTCAACTGAAAGCTGGCTTTCAATTGGTATGACCAATTTGCTTTTAATGCATTGTGAGCATGGTGGATGGCCAGTGCTGTCCTTCATGCTAGCTGCATTCTTGATATACAGGAAGCAGTTCAATGGAGAGCAGAAAACCTTAGACATGATTTACAAGCAAGCACCTCGTGAGCTTCTTCACTTAATGTCACCCCTAAATCCATTGCCTTCGCAATTGAGGTATCTACAGTATGTTTCAAGACGGAAGATGGAACCTCAGTGGCCACCAGCTGATAAGGCACTTACTCTAGATTGTGTTATGCTAAGAGGTATTCCTAATATTGATGGTAAAGGAGGATGCCGTCCAATATTCAGAATATATGGGCAAGATCCCTTAAAGCCTGGAAATAGGACATCTAAAAAGCTCTTCTCTACAGGCAAAAACAGCAAATCTGTGAGGTACCTTAAGCAG TCTGCCTGTGATCTTGTTAAAATCGATATTCATTGTGACATATTGGGCGATGTTGTGCTTGAGTGTATCACTCTGGATGATGATCTTGAACGGGAAAAAATGATGTTTCGTGTCATGTTCAACACTTCGTTTATTAGATCAAATGCTTTGATGGTTAATCGAGATGAAATTGACATCCTCTGGAATGTCAAGGATCAATTCCCCAAGGACTTCAGAGCAGAG ATTGTGTTCTCGGAGGTGGATTCGCGTTCTTCCAACATTAAAGCACCTTCATTGCATAGTGCTGAAGAGAAAGGTCTCCCTGTTGAAGCATTTGATAAATGTAAGGAATTGTTTAGTGATGTGAATTGGCCAGATTCAAGCATAGATGAGAATCAAAATTCACTCCAAACCAGAGCCGCTAATACTCTACAAGAAAAGTCGGAAACTTCATCTTCCCTAGCTGCAGGAAAGGAGAAGCCTCTGAAAAGCTCTCATCAAATGGATGCCAGACAAATGGGGACTGAGAACAACACCACTGAAAAGGTTAAAGGCAATGATAGCAGAGAAGTAGAGCAAACCACGTCGTCTTCAAACTTAACATCTCAAGGTCCACTTCATTCATCACCACCTCTACCAGCAACCGCAAATGTTCCACCTTCCACACCTGTATCCTCTGCTCATTCTCTCCATCCATCTGCCTCAATTGTTCGATCTCATGCCATTAGAAATCCAGCTCCCCAAAATGCAGGCTTTCGATCTACTTCCTGCTCAAATTCAGATTCAATTCCTAATGTTGCTTCTCCAAGCCCCCCACTTCCTCCCAATCAGGAGGTGCAATCAATTCCCATTGCGTCTTCTCAACCACCTCCTCCATGCTTAGAATCAAACTCAATTCCACTGGCATCTCCAAGTGTAAAATCGACGTCAATCCCTCCATCACCTCCAAGAGTAGAATCAACTCCAACCCCACCGCCACCACCGCCAAATGCCAGCCCTCCGCTGCCACCTGCTCCAAACTTGGGGTCAGCGTCGGCCCCTCATCCACCACCTCCATCTACGTCTTCAGCATCACCATCTGCTCCACCCTTGGGTTGCTTATCAAGGTCCAATGCTGTCTCTATACAATCTAATTCTGGTGCTAAAGCAAGTGCCCCTCCTCCTCCTG GTGCTATAGGAAGTATCCCTCCTCCTCCTGGTGCTATAGGAAGTATCCCTCCTCCTCCTGGTGCTATAGGAAGTATCCCTCCTCCTCCTGGTGCTAAAGGAAATATCCCTCCTCCTCCTGGTGCTAAAGGAGGTCCCCCTCCTCCTCCTGGTGCTACAGGAGGTCCCCCTCCTCCTCCTGGTGCTACAGGAGGTCCCCCTCCTCCTCCTGGTGGTAAAGGAGGTCCCCCTCCTCCTCCTGGTGGTAAAGGAGGTCCCCCTCCTCCTCCTGGTGCTAATTCTGCTGCTCAAGGAGGTaaccctcctcctcctcctggtGCCAAGGGAAAATTGCCATCCCGAACAAGTGCCAGCAAAACGACTCAAACCAAAAGGACACCCTTGAAACCATACCACTGGTTGAAATTAACAAGGGTTATGCAAGGAAGCCTATGGGCTGAAACACAGAAACCTGAGGAAGCTGCCCA GGCTCCTGAATTCGACATGTCTGAACTTGAGACTCTCTTCTCAGCAACTGTTCCAGATTCAGGTCGCAGAAATGGAGGTGGAAAATCAGGTAATGCTGCAGGAGCTAAGGCTGATAAAGTGCATTTG ATTGACCTCAGAAGGGCATATAATTGTGAGATTATGCTTACAAAAGTTAAGATTCCTTTGCCGGATTTAATG TGTTCAGTTCTAGCTCTGGATGATCAAGCATTGGACATTGATCAGATTGAGAATCTTATAAAATTTTGTCCTACAAAGGAAGAAATGGAACTTCTAAAG AATTACAAGGGAGAGAAGGAAAACCTTGGAAAATGCGAACAG TTTTTCCTAGAGCTGATGAAAGTTCCCCGAGTAGAATCCAAGCTAAGAGTCTTCTCATTTAAAATACAATTCTGCTGCCAG GTTTCTGAATTAAGACATAGTTTGAGTATTGTGAACTCTGCATCGGAAGAG GTCAGAACTTCTATCAAGTTGAGAAGAATCATGCAAACCATTCTTTCACTGGGTAATGCTTTGAATCAGGGAACTGCAAGGG GTTCTGCTGTTGGATTCAGGTTGGATAGTCTTCTGAAACTTACTGACACGCGCTCCCGTAACAACAAGATGAATCTTATGCACTATCTTTGTAAG GTTCTTGGTGAAAGGCTCCCAGAACTATTGACTTTTTACCAAGACCTTTCAAATTTAGAGGCTGCAACAAAG ATACAATTAAAGTGTTTGGCTGAGGAAATGCAAGCAATCAGCAAGGGGCTGGAGAAAGTTGTACAGGAATTGGCTGCCTCAGAAAATGATGGTCCCGTGTCAGATTTTTTCTGCAAG AGCTTAAAGATGTTTCTGAAGTATGCTGAAAAGGATGTGAAAGCCGTGTCGTCTTTATACGCCGAAGTG GGAAGAAACTGTGATGCTTTGCCTGTCTATTTTGGGGAAGATCCTGCCCGTTGCCCATTTGAACAGG CTGTGGCAACTTTGCTCAATTTTACGAGGATGTTTAGAAAAGCTCACGAGGAGAACGTCAAGCAAGCAGAATTTGAAAGGAAGAAAGCGCTAAAGGAAGCAGAACTTGAGAAAGCAGCACAACAaaatgctgctgctgctgctgccgcCGCTGGAGTGAGTTAG
- the LOC116026151 gene encoding formin-like protein 5 isoform X2 — MSLLRKFFYKKPPEGLLEISERVFVFDCCFSPNVLQEDEYKTYMGGVVNKLCDHFQDATFMVFNFKEGDNQSPLENVLNDYEMTVVNYPRQYENCPVLTMEMIHHFVKSTESWLSIGMTNLLLMHCEHGGWPVLSFMLAAFLIYRKQFNGEQKTLDMIYKQAPRELLHLMSPLNPLPSQLRYLQYVSRRKMEPQWPPADKALTLDCVMLRGIPNIDGKGGCRPIFRIYGQDPLKPGNRTSKKLFSTGKNSKSVRYLKQSACDLVKIDIHCDILGDVVLECITLDDDLEREKMMFRVMFNTSFIRSNALMVNRDEIDILWNVKDQFPKDFRAEIVFSEVDSRSSNIKAPSLHSAEEKGLPVEAFDKCKELFSDVNWPDSSIDENQNSLQTRAANTLQEKSETSSSLAAGKEKPLKSSHQMDARQMGTENNTTEKVKGNDSREVEQTTSSSNLTSQGPLHSSPPLPATANVPPSTPVSSAHSLHPSASIVRSHAIRNPAPQNAGFRSTSCSNSDSIPNVASPSPPLPPNQEVQSIPIASSQPPPPCLESNSIPLASPSVKSTSIPPSPPRVESTPTPPPPPPNASPPLPPAPNLGSASAPHPPPPSTSSASPSAPPLGCLSRSNAVSIQSNSGAKASAPPPPGAIGSIPPPPGAIGSIPPPPGAIGSIPPPPGAKGNIPPPPGAKGGPPPPPGATGGPPPPPGATGGPPPPPGGKGGPPPPPGGKGGPPPPPGANSAAQGGNPPPPPGAKGKLPSRTSASKTTQTKRTPLKPYHWLKLTRVMQGSLWAETQKPEEAAQAPEFDMSELETLFSATVPDSGRRNGGGKSGNAAGAKADKVHLIDLRRAYNCEIMLTKVKIPLPDLMCSVLALDDQALDIDQIENLIKFCPTKEEMELLKNYKGEKENLGKCEQFFLELMKVPRVESKLRVFSFKIQFCCQVSELRHSLSIVNSASEEVRTSIKLRRIMQTILSLGNALNQGTARGSAVGFRLDSLLKLTDTRSRNNKMNLMHYLCKIQLKCLAEEMQAISKGLEKVVQELAASENDGPVSDFFCKSLKMFLKYAEKDVKAVSSLYAEVGRNCDALPVYFGEDPARCPFEQAVATLLNFTRMFRKAHEENVKQAEFERKKALKEAELEKAAQQNAAAAAAAAGVS; from the exons TCTTCGATTGCTGCTTTTCACCTAATGTTCTTCAAGAAGATGAGTACAAAACCTACATGGGCGGTGTTGTGAATAAGCTGTGTGATCATTTCCAGGATGCCACATTCATGGTCTTTAATTTTAAGGAGGGTGATAACCAAAGCCCATTGGAGAACGTACTTAATGATTATGAAATGACTGTGGTCAACTATCCTCGACAGTATGAAAACTGCCCTGTACTCACGATGGAGATGATTCATCATTTTGTAAAGTCAACTGAAAGCTGGCTTTCAATTGGTATGACCAATTTGCTTTTAATGCATTGTGAGCATGGTGGATGGCCAGTGCTGTCCTTCATGCTAGCTGCATTCTTGATATACAGGAAGCAGTTCAATGGAGAGCAGAAAACCTTAGACATGATTTACAAGCAAGCACCTCGTGAGCTTCTTCACTTAATGTCACCCCTAAATCCATTGCCTTCGCAATTGAGGTATCTACAGTATGTTTCAAGACGGAAGATGGAACCTCAGTGGCCACCAGCTGATAAGGCACTTACTCTAGATTGTGTTATGCTAAGAGGTATTCCTAATATTGATGGTAAAGGAGGATGCCGTCCAATATTCAGAATATATGGGCAAGATCCCTTAAAGCCTGGAAATAGGACATCTAAAAAGCTCTTCTCTACAGGCAAAAACAGCAAATCTGTGAGGTACCTTAAGCAG TCTGCCTGTGATCTTGTTAAAATCGATATTCATTGTGACATATTGGGCGATGTTGTGCTTGAGTGTATCACTCTGGATGATGATCTTGAACGGGAAAAAATGATGTTTCGTGTCATGTTCAACACTTCGTTTATTAGATCAAATGCTTTGATGGTTAATCGAGATGAAATTGACATCCTCTGGAATGTCAAGGATCAATTCCCCAAGGACTTCAGAGCAGAG ATTGTGTTCTCGGAGGTGGATTCGCGTTCTTCCAACATTAAAGCACCTTCATTGCATAGTGCTGAAGAGAAAGGTCTCCCTGTTGAAGCATTTGATAAATGTAAGGAATTGTTTAGTGATGTGAATTGGCCAGATTCAAGCATAGATGAGAATCAAAATTCACTCCAAACCAGAGCCGCTAATACTCTACAAGAAAAGTCGGAAACTTCATCTTCCCTAGCTGCAGGAAAGGAGAAGCCTCTGAAAAGCTCTCATCAAATGGATGCCAGACAAATGGGGACTGAGAACAACACCACTGAAAAGGTTAAAGGCAATGATAGCAGAGAAGTAGAGCAAACCACGTCGTCTTCAAACTTAACATCTCAAGGTCCACTTCATTCATCACCACCTCTACCAGCAACCGCAAATGTTCCACCTTCCACACCTGTATCCTCTGCTCATTCTCTCCATCCATCTGCCTCAATTGTTCGATCTCATGCCATTAGAAATCCAGCTCCCCAAAATGCAGGCTTTCGATCTACTTCCTGCTCAAATTCAGATTCAATTCCTAATGTTGCTTCTCCAAGCCCCCCACTTCCTCCCAATCAGGAGGTGCAATCAATTCCCATTGCGTCTTCTCAACCACCTCCTCCATGCTTAGAATCAAACTCAATTCCACTGGCATCTCCAAGTGTAAAATCGACGTCAATCCCTCCATCACCTCCAAGAGTAGAATCAACTCCAACCCCACCGCCACCACCGCCAAATGCCAGCCCTCCGCTGCCACCTGCTCCAAACTTGGGGTCAGCGTCGGCCCCTCATCCACCACCTCCATCTACGTCTTCAGCATCACCATCTGCTCCACCCTTGGGTTGCTTATCAAGGTCCAATGCTGTCTCTATACAATCTAATTCTGGTGCTAAAGCAAGTGCCCCTCCTCCTCCTG GTGCTATAGGAAGTATCCCTCCTCCTCCTGGTGCTATAGGAAGTATCCCTCCTCCTCCTGGTGCTATAGGAAGTATCCCTCCTCCTCCTGGTGCTAAAGGAAATATCCCTCCTCCTCCTGGTGCTAAAGGAGGTCCCCCTCCTCCTCCTGGTGCTACAGGAGGTCCCCCTCCTCCTCCTGGTGCTACAGGAGGTCCCCCTCCTCCTCCTGGTGGTAAAGGAGGTCCCCCTCCTCCTCCTGGTGGTAAAGGAGGTCCCCCTCCTCCTCCTGGTGCTAATTCTGCTGCTCAAGGAGGTaaccctcctcctcctcctggtGCCAAGGGAAAATTGCCATCCCGAACAAGTGCCAGCAAAACGACTCAAACCAAAAGGACACCCTTGAAACCATACCACTGGTTGAAATTAACAAGGGTTATGCAAGGAAGCCTATGGGCTGAAACACAGAAACCTGAGGAAGCTGCCCA GGCTCCTGAATTCGACATGTCTGAACTTGAGACTCTCTTCTCAGCAACTGTTCCAGATTCAGGTCGCAGAAATGGAGGTGGAAAATCAGGTAATGCTGCAGGAGCTAAGGCTGATAAAGTGCATTTG ATTGACCTCAGAAGGGCATATAATTGTGAGATTATGCTTACAAAAGTTAAGATTCCTTTGCCGGATTTAATG TGTTCAGTTCTAGCTCTGGATGATCAAGCATTGGACATTGATCAGATTGAGAATCTTATAAAATTTTGTCCTACAAAGGAAGAAATGGAACTTCTAAAG AATTACAAGGGAGAGAAGGAAAACCTTGGAAAATGCGAACAG TTTTTCCTAGAGCTGATGAAAGTTCCCCGAGTAGAATCCAAGCTAAGAGTCTTCTCATTTAAAATACAATTCTGCTGCCAG GTTTCTGAATTAAGACATAGTTTGAGTATTGTGAACTCTGCATCGGAAGAG GTCAGAACTTCTATCAAGTTGAGAAGAATCATGCAAACCATTCTTTCACTGGGTAATGCTTTGAATCAGGGAACTGCAAGGG GTTCTGCTGTTGGATTCAGGTTGGATAGTCTTCTGAAACTTACTGACACGCGCTCCCGTAACAACAAGATGAATCTTATGCACTATCTTTGTAAG ATACAATTAAAGTGTTTGGCTGAGGAAATGCAAGCAATCAGCAAGGGGCTGGAGAAAGTTGTACAGGAATTGGCTGCCTCAGAAAATGATGGTCCCGTGTCAGATTTTTTCTGCAAG AGCTTAAAGATGTTTCTGAAGTATGCTGAAAAGGATGTGAAAGCCGTGTCGTCTTTATACGCCGAAGTG GGAAGAAACTGTGATGCTTTGCCTGTCTATTTTGGGGAAGATCCTGCCCGTTGCCCATTTGAACAGG CTGTGGCAACTTTGCTCAATTTTACGAGGATGTTTAGAAAAGCTCACGAGGAGAACGTCAAGCAAGCAGAATTTGAAAGGAAGAAAGCGCTAAAGGAAGCAGAACTTGAGAAAGCAGCACAACAaaatgctgctgctgctgctgccgcCGCTGGAGTGAGTTAG